The following coding sequences lie in one Lolium perenne isolate Kyuss_39 chromosome 2, Kyuss_2.0, whole genome shotgun sequence genomic window:
- the LOC127336590 gene encoding uncharacterized protein: MAKTTMQLVAPLVVLMALAVATITVTVAGADTSAKRRGQEIHLFEVTVRMLDDMDDDYNYQLLATVLGSVDAARSATFETEPGTFSAFLTNNQARKLSKVPGVLGVRERDDPVPTEGH, translated from the exons ATGGCGAAAACCACAATGCAGCTGGTGGCACCGCTTGTTGTCCTGATGGCCCTCGCCGTCGCCACCATCACGGTCACCGTTGCGGGCGCCGACACCTCGGCGAAACGGAGAGGCCAGGAGATCCATCTCTTCGAGGTCACAGTTCGCATGCTGGATGACATGGACGATGACTACAACTACCAGCTGCTCGCAACCGTGCTCGGCAG cgTCGATGCTGCACGGAGCGCCACGTTCGAGACTGAACCTGGGACGTTCAGTGCGTTCCTCACAAACAACCAGGCCCGTAAATTATCAA AAGTCCCGGGGGTGCTGGGAGTTCGGGAAAGGGATGATCCCGTGCCTACGGAGGGCCATTGA
- the LOC127336585 gene encoding uncharacterized protein, translating into MESAPGGSHGQGGVSPSPEAVRRLREMALRDRQEGDELDQPDDQLRSNDQLQEDEMLALEAIYGDKLDIFDEKSVPRSFQIHVHCEIPDGISVSAELLQGVDDYPNNRFFHTFSVEHLAPISLTCLMPPSYPSHHSPYFILGVQWLDSVKISSLCHMLDSIWAQQPGQEVVFEWVQWLQSSTLSHLGFDDGIVIRQPDDSMTDPVDVGLDREILSVDNVVQRLINYNDEQCQEAFLNGLHVCMICFSEYKGIDFIKLPCGHYFCRNCMETYSRMHVKEGSVMKLVCPDNKCGGFVPPNLLKSLLGEVDFERWERLILQRTLDSMADVAYRPRCQTACLEDEDNAQCSKCLFSFCTRCRDRRHVGERCLTPEEKLLSLEEREKVRNLCKGYAGSSNLADEIRSIKEILRSSVPCPHCGTAISRVSGCDHMRCRNCNKSFCYGCRKPLNPTHTSEQCRRDYEKLTEKLDTAGSIKELVRKLKLGVCKPHPCPSCHQITYKLGNNNHVFCEACRVHHCAQCRKVVRKSSEHYGPRGCKQHTVNPDIAKTRPKKKDDSQLASL; encoded by the exons ATGGAGAGCGCTCCAGGCGGCTCCCACGGCCAGGGCGGCGTCTCGCCGTCACCGGAGGCGGTGCGGAGGCTGCGCGAGATGGCGCTACGGGATCGTCAGGAGGGAGACGAGCTCGATCAGCCGGACGACCAGCTGCGCTCCAACGACCAACTCCAGGAAGACGAG ATGCTCGCACTGGAGGCAATTTATGGAGACAAGCTAGATATTTTTGATGAAAAATCTGTGCCACGGTCGTTCCAG ATCCATGTGCATTGTGAAATTCCAGATGGTATCTCTGTGTCCGCAGAACTTCTGCAGGGTGTTGATGATTACCCAAACAACCGGTTCTTTCACACATTCAGTGTCGAGCACTTGGCTCCAATATCACTGACATGCCTTATGCCTCCATCGTACCCGAGCCATCATTCTCCCTACTTCATTCTCGGTGTACAGTGGTTGGATAGTGTGAAGATTTCCTCCCTTTGTCACATGCTCGACTCGATCTGGGCGCAACAACCTGGGCAGGAAGTTGTTTTTGAGTGGGTGCAATGGCTGCAGAGCTCTACACTTTCTCATCTTGGCTTCGACGACGGAATAGTCATACGACAACCTGATGATAGTATGACAGATCCTGTGGATGTTGGTCTTGACAGAGAGATTCTCTCTGTAGACAATGTCGTTCAACGGTTGATCAACTACAATGACGAGCAATGCCAAGAAGCATTTCTGAATGGCCTTCATGTCTGCATGATTTGCTTCAGTGAGTACAAAG GCATCGACTTCATAAAACTTCCATGCGGTCATTACTTTTGCCGGAATTGCATGGAAACATACTCAAGAATGCATGTGAAGGAAGGATCAGTCATGAAATTGGTGTGCCCTGATAACAAATGCGGAGGCTTCGTTCCTCCTAATCTACTGAAGAGCTTGCTAGGAGAGGTAGATTTTGAACGGTGGGAAAGGTTGATACTCCAAAGGACTCTGGACTCAATGGCTGATGTAGCTTACCGTCCAAGATGTCAAACAGCTTGCCTGGAAGATGAGGACAACGCCCAGTGCTCCAAGTGCCTCTTCAGCTTCTGTACCCGCTGCAGAGATCGTCGTCATGTGGGGGAGAGATGCCTTACTCCGGAAGAAAAGCTTCTCTCTTTGGAG GAACGCGAAAAGGTACGCAATTTATGCAAAGGCTATGCTGGATCAAGTAACTTGGCAGATGAAATACGCAGTATCAAGGAAATACTTCGTTCTTCTGTTCCATGTCCGCATTGTGGCACTGCAATCTCACGCGTGTCAGGCTGCGACCACATGCGTTGTAGGAACTGTAATAAGTCGTTCTGCTATGGTTGTCGCAAGCCACTAAATCCTACTCATACAAG TGAACAATGTAGAAGGGATTATGAGAAGCTGACAGAGAAGCTGGATACGGCTGGTTCTATCAAAGAGCTAGTGAGAAAACTGAAACTGGGAGTATGCAAACCGCATCCGTGCCCGAGTTGCCACCAGATAACTTACAAG CTGGGAAACAACAACCACGTCTTCTGTGAGGCCTGCCGGGTTCATCATTGTGCTCAGTGCCGGAAGGTGGTGCGGAAGAGCTCAGAGCACTATGGCCCTCGAGGGTGCAAGCAGCACACTGTCAACCCCGACATTGCCAAGACTAGACCAAAGAAGAAGGATGACTCTCAATTAGCATCCTTGTGA
- the LOC127336586 gene encoding uncharacterized protein produces the protein MESPRAGVHGEGGHSPSPSPSPGAARMLHEMALREGGNLDLTDEQLRSNDQLQQDEMLALEAIYGENVEVFGETSAPRSFQIHVHCEIPDGISVSAELLQGVDDYPNNWLTFSVEHLAPMSLTCLMPPSYPSHQPPYFNLGIQWLDRAKVSSLCHMLDTIWAQQPGQEVVFEWVQWLQSSMLSHLGFDGRIIIRQSDRMMGHVDVRAVGDILSVEEIVEHLISYNEEQCHETFLRGIHVCTICLHEYTGIDFIKLPCRHYFCRRCMETYSKMHVKEGSVLKLVCPDDKCGGIVPPNLLKRLLGDAYFERWERLILQKTLDSMTDLSYCPRCETPCLEDDDTAQCSNCHFSFCTHCRDRRHIGTRCFTQEEKLLSLQGRGNVPNLSKGNAGRKISADEIFSIKEILRSCVACPHCGFAISRASGCNHILCRNCDKSFCYSCGKALNEDHTSEQCKIDREKLRVNVEVNDVVKKMQKDLRLTLSRAHPCSNCHQPNFKVGNNNHIFCGTCQVHYCALCQKRVYKSTEHYGPRGCKQHTSDLDFV, from the exons ATGGAGAGCCCTCGCGCCGGCGTCCACGGAGAGGGCGGCcactcgccgtcgccgtcgccgtcgccggggGCGGCGAGGATGCTGCACGAGATGGCGCTCCGGGAGGGAGGGAACCTCGATCTGACGGACGAGCAGCTGCGCTCCAACGACCAGCTCCAGCAAGACGAG ATGCTGGCACTGGAGGCAATTTATGGTGAGAATGTAGAAGTTTTTGGTGAAACGTCTGCACCTCGGTCTTTCCAG ATCCATGTGCATTGTGAAATTCCAGATGGTATCAGTGTGTCTGCAGAACTTCTCCAGGGTGTTGATGATTACCCAAACAACTGGCTCACATTCAGTGTCGAACACTTGGCTCCAATGTCACTGACATGCCTTATGCCTCCATCATACCCGAGCCATCAACCTCCATACTTTAATCTCGGTATACAATGGTTGGATCGTGCGAAGGTTTCCTCCCTCTGTCACATGCTCGACACCATTTGGGCGCAGCAACCTGGACAGGAAGTTGTTTTTGAGTGGGTGCAATGGCTGCAGAGCTCTATGCTTTCTCATCTTGGTTTTGATGGAAGAATAATCATACGACAGTCTGATAGGATGATGGGTCATGTGGATGTTCGGGCTGTTGGAGATATTCTTTCTGTGGAGGAGATTGTTGAACATTTGATCAGCTACAATGAAGAGCAATGCCATGAAACATTTCTTCGTGGCATCCATGTCTGCACGATTTGTTTGCATGAGTACACAG GCATTGACTTCATAAAACTTCCATGCCGTCATTACTTCTGCCGGAGGTGCATGGAGACATACTCAAAGATGCATGTCAAGGAAGGATCAGTCCTGAAATTGGTGTGTCCTGATGACAAATGCGGAGGCATTGTTCCTCCTAATCTTTTGAAGAGGTTGCTAGGAGATGCATATTTTGAACGGTGGGAAAGATTGATACTTCAGAAGACTCTAGACTCAATGACTGATCTTTCTTACTGTCCAAGATGTGAAACACCTTGCCTGGAAGATGACGACACTGCCCAGTGTTCGAACTGCCACTTcagcttctgcacccactgcagaGATCGCCGTCACATAGGGACAAGGTGCTTTACTCAAGAAGAAAAACTTCTTTCCTTACAG GGGCGTGGAAATGTACCCAACTTAAGCAAAGGCAATGCTGGGCGCAAAATTAGCGCAGATGAGATATTTAGCATCAAGGAAATACTTCGTTCTTGTGTTGCATGTCCGCATTGTGGCTTTGCCATCTCACGCGCGTCAGGCTGCAACCACATTCTTTGCAGGAACTGCGATAAGTCATTCTGTTATAGCTGTGGCAAGGCGCTAAATGAAGATCATACGAG TGAACAATGTAAGATTGATAGAGAGAAGCTGAGAGTGAATGTGGAGGTGAATGATGTTGTCAAAAAGATGCAGAAAGACCTGAGGTTGACACTGTCCAGAGCACATCCATGCTCGAACTGCCACCAGCCAAATTTCAAG GTTGGTAACAACAACCATATCTTCTGTGGAACATGCCAAGTTCACTACTGTGCTCTGTGCCAGAAGAGGGTGTATAAGAGCACGGAGCACTATGGCCCCCGAGGGTGCAAGCAGCACACCTCTGATCTTGATTTTGTTTAA
- the LOC127336591 gene encoding uncharacterized protein, with amino-acid sequence MAAASTSLGTSSPRTLEPNREPSTRFTAEASSSSAMDSRPVWRDLDGEEDVVDLDSPWAAVAEAESRLEEAASAAEARCCAEDEAGVDDIQDNLKRQEDELLALEAIYGDDLVEFQSKTGLRYFQIYIRYDLPDGAKVCAKFSSANGDGECPYDCAEQHEDKQDDFYSCNLERLPPLILTCLLPQSYPSKDPPYFTVTAKWMDGPNVSKLCEILDTIWAELPGQEVVYQWIEWIRSSSLPHLGFDNKITLGPDISTQKGDKRAISRSLSLVSVIPSILSYSSNKCNQIFLEDLHMCMICLNQSKGSNFIKLPCEHMFCFKCMETLCRMHVKEGTLFQLVCPDTKCSASIPPYLLKRLLGEEEFERWDKLTLEKALNSMSDVVHCPRCAISCVADEYSNAQCQKCFLVFCSLCKDPRHPGKPCLTLEEKFQRHQASGKMAARGMVEEMLSLQMLYSDARSCPKCRMTISKTEGCNKVVCISCGQAFCFICGKAIIAGYSHFERNCDLYEEKEKDTTDWRKKLDQLEARNRRRAQSQPVGSTVKCPKCRLKIHKANEKYIFCWSCQASYCTLCRKEVQFSGFRSEHWGSPQCVGIKF; translated from the exons ATGGCAGCAGCTTCGACGTCCCTCGGCACCTCGTCGCCGCGGACACTGGAACCAAACCGTGAACCCAGCACAAGATTCACAGCCGAGGCATCCTCGTCGAGCGCCATGGACTCGAGGCCGGTGTGGCGTGATCTGGATGGCGAGGAGGACGTGGTCGACCTGGACTCCCCGTGGGCGGCGGTGGCTGAGGCGGAGTCAAGGCTGGAGGAGGCCGCCTCGGCGGCGGAAGCTCGCTGTTGCGCTGAGGATGAAGCTGGGGTGGATGATATACAAGACAACCTGAAGCGACAGGAGGACGAG CTACTGGCATTGGAAGCAATATATGGAGACGACCTTGTTGAATTTCAGAGCAAAACAGGGCTCCGCTATTTTCAG ATTTACATACGTTATGATTTGCCTGACGGCGCTAAAGTGTGCGCTAAGTTTTCTTCAGCCAATGGAGACGGAGAATGTCCTTATGATTGCGCAGAGCAACATGAGGATAAACAAGATGACTTCTACTCATGCAACCTTGAGCGCCTGCCCCCTTTGATATTGACATGCTTGCTTCCGCAGTCCTATCCTAGCAAAGACCCCCCGTATTTCACCGTCACCGCTAAATGGATGGATGGGCCTAATGTTTCTAAGCTCTGTGAAATACTTGACACCATCTGGGCAGAGCTGCCGGGGCAAGAAGTGGTGTATCAATGGATTGAGTGGATACGCAGTTCTTCGTTGCCACACCTCGGGTTCGATAACAAAATAACGTTGGGTCCAGATATTTCTACACAGAAGGGAGATAAACGTGCGATCTCGAGAAGCCTCTCATTGGTGTCTGTAATCCCTTCAATTCtcagctacagtagtaacaagtgcAATCAAATTTTTCTTGAGGATCTCCACATGTGCATGATTTGCCTCAACCAGAGTAAAG GTTCAAACTTCATCAAGCTTCCGTGTGAGCATATGTTTTGTTTCAAGTGCATGGAGACCTTATGCAGGATGCATGTGAAGGAAGGTACTTTGTTCCAGTTGGTATGCCCTGACACTAAGTGCAGTGCTTCAATTCCACCGTATTTGTTGAAGAGGCTTCTCGGCGAGGAAGAATTTGAACGCTGGGATAAGCTTACGCTTGAGAAAGCATTGAACTCGATGTCAGACGTGGTCCACTGTCCAAGGTGTGCAATCAGTTGTGTGGCAGATGAATATAGCAATGCGCAATGCCAAAAATGTTTCTTGGTATTCTGCTCGCTGTGCAAGGACCCACGCCATCCAGGGAAGCCGTGTCTAACTCTGGAAGAGAAGTTCCAGCGACATCAG GCATCAGGCAAGATGGCCGCAAGGGGGATGGTGGAGGAAATGCTGAGCTTACAAATGCTTTACAGTGATGCTAGATCATGTCCCAAATGTAGAATGACCATCAGCAAAACTGAAGGATGCAATAAAGTGGTGTGTATCAGCTGTGGTCAGGCATTCTGCTTCATCTGTGGCAAGGCTATCATCGCTGGCTATTCCCATTTCGA ACGGAACTGCGACCTCTACGAGGAGAAAGAAAAGGACACAACAGATTGGCGGAAGAAATTGGATCAGCTAGAAGCTAGAAACCGGCGACGAGCTCAAAGTCAACCGGTAGGCAGTACTGTAAAATGTCCGAAATGCCGTCTAAAGATTCACAAG GCTAATGAAAAATATATTTTCTGCTGGTCGTGTCAAGCCAGCTATTGCACGTTGTGCAGAAAGGAGGTCCAGTTTAGTGGGTTTCGGAGCGAGCACTGGGGTTCACCGCAGTGCGTGGGGATAAAGTTCTAG